From one Verrucomicrobiota bacterium genomic stretch:
- a CDS encoding MFS transporter: MSDTSIWRGLHNPVYRRLWIASIISGCCVSAQDTAATWIMNTITSSSFLISAMSTVAALPFFFFTLPAGALADMIDRRKLLIWINVWLSAAAAALGVLEAVHVLDPALILICVFAIGAGFAFYAPAWSAVIPELVTKEELPSALTLGGVQMNISGIIGPALGGLLLPLFGAQAVFGLNSVCFFVLVIALSFWRPTSSQSKVPLESFLESFASAIRYVRYAPGMQVVLARDVLFAVFIAAIPALLPVVGLRELHLGSTHLGMLFTSMGIGSVVCAMVIIPRARAHYSPNTLTILATSLLGAVFLLMVWVRDTNAFLLVAALAGVSWTLTASELWVAGQRAMPAWARGRMNATHMMVSQGGMALGGLVWGALASSAGIQFALLAATLLLFLSLGLAVPLSINFANQLNTDPAPLTTVHHRMLHAPEPHDGPVAVSMEFDIREEDRAQFLELMREVRLINLRNGASSWRLDEDLEKRNRFRTEMIIASWSEHLHQHERMTRSELDIWERTWKLNAGNRRPVVKHYLSITRELLPRRTLLPVAPAVNIKSAGAEMVSAEPEAIGKAPPDA, translated from the coding sequence ATGAGTGATACTTCGATTTGGCGGGGACTGCACAATCCGGTCTACCGCAGGCTCTGGATAGCCAGCATCATTTCGGGTTGCTGCGTGTCGGCTCAGGACACGGCGGCAACCTGGATCATGAATACGATCACCAGTTCCAGCTTTCTGATTTCAGCCATGTCAACCGTGGCTGCGCTGCCGTTCTTTTTCTTTACGCTGCCCGCCGGCGCCTTGGCTGACATGATCGACCGGCGGAAGTTGTTGATTTGGATCAACGTCTGGTTGTCAGCGGCGGCAGCGGCGCTTGGTGTGCTCGAGGCGGTGCATGTGCTGGACCCGGCCTTGATCCTGATCTGCGTGTTCGCCATCGGTGCGGGGTTTGCCTTCTACGCGCCCGCATGGTCGGCGGTGATCCCGGAACTGGTCACCAAAGAAGAGCTGCCTTCAGCGCTGACGCTGGGCGGGGTGCAGATGAACATTTCCGGGATCATCGGCCCGGCGCTGGGCGGTCTGTTGCTTCCCTTGTTCGGCGCACAGGCGGTGTTCGGGTTAAACTCGGTTTGTTTTTTCGTGCTCGTGATCGCTCTGAGCTTCTGGCGCCCCACCTCGAGCCAGAGCAAGGTGCCGCTGGAAAGCTTCCTTGAATCGTTTGCGAGCGCGATCCGGTACGTCCGTTATGCGCCCGGCATGCAGGTGGTGTTGGCTCGAGACGTCCTGTTTGCGGTGTTTATTGCGGCGATTCCGGCTCTGTTACCGGTGGTGGGGCTGCGCGAACTGCACCTCGGTTCGACTCACCTGGGCATGCTCTTCACCAGCATGGGGATCGGATCCGTGGTTTGCGCGATGGTTATCATCCCGCGGGCGCGAGCCCACTATTCTCCGAATACGTTAACGATCTTGGCCACCAGCCTGCTGGGTGCGGTGTTTCTCCTGATGGTCTGGGTTCGCGACACGAACGCGTTCCTTTTGGTGGCGGCCCTCGCCGGGGTAAGCTGGACGCTGACGGCCTCGGAGTTGTGGGTGGCGGGGCAGCGCGCCATGCCGGCCTGGGCTCGGGGCCGGATGAACGCCACGCACATGATGGTTTCTCAAGGGGGCATGGCGCTGGGCGGCCTGGTGTGGGGCGCGCTGGCATCGTCAGCCGGAATCCAGTTCGCGCTGCTCGCGGCGACGCTGCTGCTTTTTCTCAGCCTGGGGTTGGCGGTGCCGCTCTCGATCAATTTTGCCAACCAACTCAACACCGATCCCGCGCCGCTCACCACGGTGCATCATCGCATGCTGCACGCGCCCGAGCCGCACGACGGCCCTGTGGCCGTGAGCATGGAATTCGACATCCGCGAGGAGGACAGAGCGCAATTTCTGGAACTCATGCGCGAAGTGCGGCTGATCAACCTGCGGAACGGCGCTTCCAGCTGGCGTCTGGATGAAGACCTGGAAAAGCGCAACCGGTTTCGGACGGAGATGATCATCGCTTCCTGGTCGGAACACCTGCACCAGCATGAGCGCATGACTCGCAGCGAGTTAGACATCTGGGAGCGCACCTGGAAGCTTAATGCCGGCAACCGGCGGCCGGTGGTCAAACATTACCTTTCGATCACGCGGGAACTGTTGCCGCGCCGGACGCTGCTCCCGGTTGCGCCGGCCGTTAACATCAAATCGGCCGGAGCGGAAATGGTTTCGGCCGAGCCGGAGGCAATCGGGAAGGCGCCGCCGGATGCGTGA